One segment of Takifugu rubripes chromosome 5, fTakRub1.2, whole genome shotgun sequence DNA contains the following:
- the LOC101067316 gene encoding uncharacterized protein: MESVADLKFDTVKKLWESIKLIFFKVVLKPSSIGLYAKMCCCLKELKVDTMTGESVTFCTLLETHCQQQLKKVHSGDEDLNQKEKVLVSEPNEAKFRNLKLELEEARLKVHRRLLISMKFIGELFKVKMLTLDKVQTFVLELLRDDQRELPMKCLCMLLSTIGEELDTGNTKPLLDDYCCKLENIATENKTSLSIQHILRDVLDLRKNNWVVPLHKEVAQTLKPMHEEEKFEDQRDPKQRKGRGGMTDQMTQTRPMIDHNRNRSVKNKGPLSSNSLSCRCDGNRYHIGQPGVSQIKHASHCENWHFRGERGRDCVKLKEHSSDFEKWCKRRVYTSAYRSDGLVGYNRPHSDRSSDNEKWQKIPACGSSSQGDQPVTSGGHRVNRLIRMWENCIAGKDLSQESVQHLEHSSDIDQPVIYKSRRHSNMHGDDKFTRASNCETCCSRNDCRRDSVQNNERTSNIEKWHKRRARNTSHGSVWPISNNGPYGDGYWFNPFKRASYGKNWHLRNGHNKNGFKDPNHSSDCQNGQKKNPHNPSRHKIWANFNRKLNRRSHSNRQAVAQFKSDCENWRSGNDRNRDHGDHQKGSPDDKNWRSSKKDQIEHCDRSPDHHKVTEHRVADSNGEKKETEVQHMRNADEHQCSPPPPLSTSMLAPV; the protein is encoded by the exons ATGGAAAGTGTGGCAGACCTTAAATTTGACACCGTGAAGAAGTTATGGGAATCCATCAAACTTATCTTCTTCAAGGTGGTGCTGAAGCCAAGCTCCATTGGCCTGTATGCTAAAATGTGCTGTTGCTTAAAGGAG CTGAAAGTGGACACAATGACCGGAGAGTCCGTCACTTTCTGTACACTCCTGGAGACTCactgccagcagcagctgaagaaggtCCACAGTGGAGATGAAGACCTGAACCAAAAGGAGAAAGTGCTCGTCTCTGAACCGAAC GAAGCAAAGttcaggaacttgaagctggagctggaggaggcacgATTAAAGGTTCACCGCCGATTACTGATCAGTATGAAGTTTATCGGAGAGCTCTTCAAGGTGAAGATGCTCACTTTGGACAAAGTTCAAACCTTTGTACTGGAGCTCCTCAGGGACGACCAACGTGAACTGCCCATGAAGTGCCTCTGCATGCTTCTCTCCACTATTGGCGAAGAACTGGACACTGGAAATACCAAG CCCCTTTTAGACGATTACTGTTGCAAACTAGAAAACATTGCCACGGAAAACAAGACTTCGCTGAGCATCCAGCACATTTTGCGTGATGTATTGGACCtcagaaag AATAACTGGGTTGTTCCTCTACACAAAGAAGTTGCCCAGACCCTAAAGCCAATGCACGAGGAAGAAAAGTTTGAAGACCAGAGGGATCCAAAGCAAAGAAAGGGAAGAGGTGGAATGACAGATCAAATGACTCAGACTCGGCCCATGATTGATCACAACAGAAACCGTTCCGTCAAAAATAAGGGCCCCTTATCTTCTAACAGTTTATCTTGCCGATGTGATGGGAACAGGTACCACATTGGTCAGCCTGGGGTCAGCCAAATCAAACATGCATCCCACTGTGAGAATTGGCACTTTAGGGGTGAGCGCGGTCGGGACTGTGTAAAGCTCAAGGAACACTCCTCAGACTTCGAGAAATGGTGCAAGAGGAGAGTTTACACCTCAGCTTACAGGAGTGATGGGCTAGTAGGGTACAACAGGCCCCACAGTGATCGCTCCTCAGACAATGAGAAGTGGCAAAAAATCCCAGCTTGTGGCTCATCTTCCCAAGGTGACCAGCCTGTGACCAGCGGTGGGCATAGGGTCAACCGATTAATACGCATGTGGGAGAATTGTATAGCTGGGAAAGATCTCAGCCAGGAGAGCGTTCAGCACTTGGAACACTCCTCAGACATTGACCAGCCTGTTATTTACAAGAGCAGGCGCCACAGTAACATGCATGGTGATGACAAGTTCACACGTGCTTCCAACTGTGAGACTTGTTGCTCTCGGAATGATTGCAGGCGGGATAGTGTTCAGAACAATGAACGCACCTCAAACATTGAGAAATGGCACAAGAGGAGAGCTCGGAACACGTCTCATGGAAGTGTTTGGCCCATTAGTAATAACGGGCCCTATGGTGATGGGTATTGGTTCAACCCATTTAAACGCGCCTCATATGGTAAGAATTGGCATTTGAGGAACGGCCACAACAAGAATGGGTTTAAAGACCCGAATCACTCCTCAGATTGTCAGAACGGGCAAAAGAAGAATCCTCACAACCCATCTCGCCACAAGATTTGGGCTAACTTTAATAGGAAATTGAACCGTAGGTCACATAGCAACAGACAAGCTGTCGCCCAATTCAAGTCCGACTGTGAGAATTGGCGCTCGGGGAATGACCGCAACAGGGATCATGGTGACCACCAAAAAGGATCCCCCGATGACAAGAACTGGCGCTCCAGTAAGAAGGATCAGATTGAGCACTGTGATCGATCTCCTGACCACCACAAGGTCACTGAGCATCGTGTTGCCGACAGTAacggagaaaagaaagagacagaagtTCAACACATGCGTAACGCAG ATGAGCACCAgtgttctccacctcctccactgtcAACTTCAATGTTGGCACCAGTTTGA
- the LOC115250055 gene encoding bcl-2-like protein 1, with translation MSNRELVENYLIYKLSQKNYPGTLLRPKDALSGLLVDRESSGASPSTGTGREAVNVALRSMANKFEQDFIQLAGDLSAYVAMTRNQESFNKVMDDMFKDEINWGTVVGLFVVGGAICVQSVECGASEPVCHIADWMTAYLDKQINPWIESQGGWDCFATIYGEETCTNRAQEERRQWILGRLVVLAGVLIIVTKNYGTLRKAFSHFMSYWS, from the exons ATGTCTAATAGAGAGCTGGTAGAGAACTATTTAATCTACAAACTCTCTCAGAAGAACTACCCAGGCACTCTGCTCAGACCAAAAGATGCTTTAAGCGGTTTGCTGGTCGATAGAGAGAGCAGTGGAGCGTCTCCATCCACAGGTACTGGCAGAGAGGCTGTGAACGTAGCTCTTCGGAGCATGGCAAATAAGTTCGAGCAGGACTTTATTCAGCTAGCGGGTGACCTCTCCGCATACGTTGCCATGACTCGCAACCAGGAAAGCTTTAACAAGGTGATGGACGACATGTTCAAGGATGAAATCAACTGGGGAACAGTTGTGGGTCTTTTTGTCGTGGGCGGCGCCATTTGTGTGCAATCTGTCGAGTGTGGCGCAAGTGAACCGGTTTGCCACATCGCAGACTGGATGACAGCTTACCTGGACAAACAGATTAACCCATGGATCGAGAGTCAAGGAGGATGG GATTGCTTTGCTACCATTTATGGGGAAGAAACCTGCACAAACAGAGCTCAGGAAGAAAGGCGTCAATGGATACTGGGCAGACTGGTGGTGCTGGCTGGTGTTTTGATCATTGTTACAAAAAATTATGGTACATTGCGTAAGGCATTTTCTCACTTTATGTCTTATTGGTCATAG
- the LOC115250054 gene encoding uncharacterized protein — MEKMTTQETLRQLRQIVYKLTPENFDELMESVADLKFDTVKKLWESIKLIFFKVVLKPSSIGLYAKMCCCLKELRVDTMTGESVTFCTLLETHCQQQLKKVHSGDEDLNQKEKVLVSEQNEAKFRNLKLELEEARLKVHRRLLISMKFIGELFKVKMLTLDKVQTFVLELLRDDQRELPMKCLCMLLFTIGEELDTGNTKPLLDDYCCKLENIATENKTSLSIQHILRDVLDLRKNNWVVPLHKEVAQTLKPMHEEGKFEDQRDPKQRKGRGGMTDQMTQTRPMTDHNRNRSVKNKGPLSSNSLSCRCDGNRYHISPPGRGRDRVKLKEHSSDFEKWCKRRAYTSAYRSDGLVGYNRPHSDRSSDNEKWQKIPACGSSSQGDQPVTSGGHRVNRLIRMWENCIAGKDLSQESVQHVEHSSDIDQPVVYKSRRHSNMHGDDKFTRASNCETCCSRNDCRRDSVQNNERTSNIEKWHKRNPSHGSVWPVSNNGPYGDGYWFNPFKRASYGKNWHLRNGHNKNGFKDPNHSSDCENGQKKNPHNPSRHTIWANFNRKLNHRSHRNRQAVAQFKSDCENWRSGNDRNRDHVDHQKGSPNDKNWRSSKRDQAERCDRSPDQHKVIEHRVADSNGEKKETEVQHMRNADEHQCSPPPPLSTSMLAPV, encoded by the exons ATGGAAAAAATGACAACTCAGGAGACACTGCGGCAACTGCGCCAGATCGTGTATAAGTTGACTCCAGAAAATTTTGATGAGCTCATGGAAAGTGTGGCAGACCTTAAATTTGACACCGTGAAGAAGTTATGGGAATCCATCAAACTTATCTTCTTCAAGGTGGTGCTGAAGCCAAGCTCCATCGGCCTGTATGCTAAAATGTGCTGTTGCTTAAAGGAG CTGAGAGTGGACACAATGACCGGAGAGTCCGTCACTTTCTGTACACTCCTGGAGACTCactgccagcagcagctgaagaaggtCCACAGTGGAGATGAAGACCTGAACCAAAAGGAGAAAGTGCTCGTCTCTGAACAGAAC GAAGCAAAGTTCAGGAACTTGAagttggagctggaggaggcacgATTAAAGGTTCACCGGCGATTACTGATCAGTATGAAGTTTATCGGAGAGCTCTTCAAGGTGAAGATGCTCACTTTGGACAAAGTTCAAACCTTTGTACTGGAGCTCCTCAGGGACGACCAACGTGAACTGCCCATGAAGTGCCTCTGCATGCTTCTCTTCACTATTGGCGAAGAACTGGACACTGGAAATACCAAG CCCCTTTTAGACGATTACTGTTGCAAACTAGAAAACATTGCCACGGAAAACAAGACTTCGCTGAGCATCCAGCACATTTTGCGTGATGTATTGGACCtcagaaag AATAACTGGGTTGTTCCTCTACACAAAGAAGTTGCCCAGACCCTAAAGCCAATGCACGAGGAAGGAAAGTTTGAAGACCAGAGGGATCCAAAGCAAAGAAAGGGAAGAGGTGGAATGACAGATCAAATGACTCAGACTCGGCCCATGACTGATCACAACAGAAACCGTTCCGTCAAAAATAAGGGCCCCTTATCTTCTAACAGTTTATCTTGCCGATGTGATGGGAACAGGTACCACATTAGTCCGCCTGGGCGCGGTCGGGACCGTGTAAAGCTCAAGGAACACTCCTCAGACTTCGAGAAATGGTGCAAGAGGAGAGCTTACACCTCAGCTTACAGGAGTGATGGGCTAGTAGGGTACAACAGGCCCCACAGTGATCGCTCCTCAGACAATGAGAAGTGGCAAAAAATCCCAGCTTGTGGCTCATCTTCCCAAGGTGACCAGCCTGTGACCAGCGGTGGGCATAGGGTCAACCGATTAATACGCATGTGGGAGAATTGTATAGCTGGGAAAGATCTCAGCCAGGAGAGCGTTCAGCACGTGGAACACTCCTCAGACATTGATCAGCCTGTTGTTTACAAGAGCAGGCGCCACAGTAACATGCATGGTGATGACAAGTTCACACGTGCTTCCAACTGTGAGACTTGTTGCTCTCGGAATGATTGCAGGCGGGATAGTGTTCAGAACAATGAACGCACCTCAAACATTGAGAAATGGCACAAGAGGAACCCGTCTCATGGAAGTGTTTGGCCCGTTAGTAATAACGGGCCCTATGGTGACGGGTATTGGTTCAACCCATTTAAACGCGCCTCATATGGTAAGAATTGGCATTTGAGGAACGGCCACAACAAGAATGGGTTTAAAGACCCGAATCACTCCTCAGATTGTGAGAATGGGCAAAAGAAGAATCCTCACAACCCATCTCGCCACACGATTTGGGCTAACTTTAATCGGAAATTGAATCATAGGTCACATAGGAACAGACAAGCTGTCGCCCAATTCAAGTCCGACTGTGAGAATTGGCGCTCGGGGAATGACCGCAACAGGGATCATGTTGACCACCAAAAAGGATCCCCCAATGACAAGAACTGGCGCTCCAGTAAGAGGGATCAGGCTGAGCGCTGTGATCGATCTCCTGACCAACACAAGGTCATTGAGCATCGTGTTGCCGACAGtaatggagaaaagaaagagacagaagtTCAACACATGCGTAACGCAG ATGAGCACCAgtgttctccacctcctccactgtcAACTTCAATGTTGGCACCAGTTTGA